The proteins below come from a single Mycobacterium parmense genomic window:
- a CDS encoding Rne/Rng family ribonuclease, whose translation MVDGAPPTESSQQPGRHDDLPDRLRVHQLARALGSTNKEVLEALIALDGRARNVHSGVDREDALKVRDVLFAKPLQAVPGFGAPPLPAAEPPSVGDRPHYMPLFVAPQPRDAEEESDSADDSDDADDSDDDGDDGEDGDDGDQADRPAGRRRRRGRRGRGRGRGEQGGPDGQGDGGDDSDGRQRTQRGSSESDDEDDDSDDSEDDSDTGDDSSDTASRRRRRRRRRKTGSGDDNEDGPSPDDPPNTVVHERPSRGGKNGKADGDSASEIKGIDGSTRLEAKRQRRRDGRDAGRRRPPVLTEAEFLARREAVDRLMVVRDRVRTEPPHQGARYTQIAVLEDGIVVEHFVTSAASASLVGNIYLGIVQNVLPSMEAAFVDIGRGRNGVLYAGEVNWEAAGLGGSDRKIEQALRPGDYVVVQVSKDPVGHKGARLTTQVSLAGRYLVYVPGASSTGINRKLPDTERQRLKEILREVVPSDAGVIIRTASEGVKEDDIRKDVTRLQERWQQIEAKAVETKQKASGAAIALYEEPDVLVKVIRDLFNEDFGGLVVSGDDAWTTITEYVNSVAPELVSKLTKYEPPAGPDGRPGPDVFAVHRIDEQLAKAMERKVWLPSGGTLVIDRTEAMTVVDVNTGKFTGSGGNLEQTVTKNNLEAAEEIVRQLRLRDIGGIVVIDFIDMVLESNRDLVLRRLTEALARDRTRHQVSEVTSLGLVQLTRKRLGTGLIEAFSTSCPNCGGRGILLQADPVDSAPANGRKSESGGGRRGRRSKKSKTEEPVVAKVPVHAPGEHPMFKAMAAGSSTPDHDDEDSDESVEETNGEADERALAGVPGDGDDADRDDFDDSDDDSDADDEDDTDDIDLDDDLEDDEDDEDDEDDLELDDDDDDLDDEDSDDGGPGNSGPPFGRPRRRRAAGRPAGPPIHAD comes from the coding sequence GTGGTAGACGGTGCACCACCTACGGAGTCATCACAACAGCCGGGCCGGCATGACGACCTGCCGGACCGCCTGAGGGTCCACCAACTGGCGAGGGCGCTGGGCAGCACCAACAAAGAGGTGCTCGAGGCGCTGATCGCGCTCGACGGGCGCGCCCGCAACGTGCATTCCGGCGTTGACCGCGAGGACGCCTTGAAGGTGCGAGACGTGTTGTTCGCCAAGCCTTTACAGGCCGTTCCGGGCTTCGGTGCGCCGCCCCTGCCGGCCGCGGAACCACCAAGCGTGGGCGACCGGCCGCATTACATGCCGCTGTTCGTCGCCCCGCAGCCGCGAGACGCCGAAGAGGAGAGCGACAGCGCAGACGACTCCGACGATGCCGACGACTCCGACGACGACGGTGATGACGGCGAGGACGGCGACGACGGCGACCAGGCCGACCGCCCGGCGGGCCGCCGTCGGCGCCGGGGGCGCCGGGGACGCGGCCGCGGACGGGGTGAACAGGGCGGGCCGGACGGCCAGGGCGACGGCGGTGACGACTCGGACGGCCGGCAGCGGACCCAGAGGGGCTCTTCGGAATCGGACGACGAGGACGACGACTCCGACGACTCCGAGGACGACTCCGACACCGGCGACGACTCGTCGGACACCGCCAGTCGCCGCCGGCGCCGGCGCCGGCGCCGCAAGACGGGCTCCGGTGACGACAACGAAGACGGCCCGTCGCCCGACGACCCGCCCAACACGGTGGTGCACGAGCGGCCGTCGCGCGGCGGCAAGAACGGCAAGGCCGACGGCGACTCGGCCAGCGAGATCAAAGGCATCGACGGCTCGACCCGGCTGGAGGCTAAGCGTCAGCGCCGCCGGGACGGCCGCGACGCCGGGCGCCGCCGCCCGCCGGTCCTGACCGAGGCGGAGTTCCTGGCGCGCCGCGAGGCCGTCGACCGCCTCATGGTGGTGCGCGACCGGGTCCGCACCGAGCCGCCGCATCAGGGAGCGCGCTATACCCAGATCGCGGTGCTCGAGGACGGCATCGTCGTCGAGCACTTCGTGACCTCGGCGGCCTCGGCCTCGCTGGTCGGCAACATCTACCTGGGCATCGTGCAGAACGTGCTGCCGTCGATGGAGGCGGCGTTCGTCGACATCGGCCGCGGCCGCAACGGTGTGCTCTACGCCGGCGAGGTCAACTGGGAGGCCGCGGGACTGGGCGGGTCGGACCGCAAGATCGAACAGGCGCTGCGACCCGGCGACTACGTCGTCGTCCAGGTCAGCAAGGACCCGGTCGGGCACAAGGGCGCGCGGCTGACCACCCAGGTGTCGCTGGCGGGGCGCTACCTGGTCTACGTGCCGGGCGCGTCGTCGACCGGCATCAACCGCAAGCTGCCCGACACGGAACGCCAACGGCTCAAGGAGATCCTGCGCGAAGTGGTCCCGTCCGACGCCGGGGTGATCATCCGCACCGCCTCCGAGGGTGTCAAAGAGGACGACATCCGCAAGGACGTCACCCGTCTGCAGGAGCGCTGGCAGCAGATCGAGGCCAAGGCGGTCGAGACCAAGCAGAAGGCCTCCGGCGCCGCCATCGCGCTCTACGAGGAGCCCGATGTGCTGGTCAAGGTCATCCGCGACCTGTTCAACGAGGACTTCGGCGGACTGGTGGTGTCCGGGGACGACGCCTGGACGACCATCACCGAGTATGTGAATTCCGTTGCGCCCGAACTGGTTTCCAAACTGACCAAATACGAGCCGCCCGCGGGCCCGGACGGCCGGCCGGGGCCCGACGTGTTCGCGGTGCACCGCATCGACGAGCAACTCGCCAAGGCGATGGAGCGCAAAGTGTGGCTGCCCTCGGGCGGCACCCTGGTCATCGACCGGACCGAGGCGATGACGGTTGTCGACGTCAACACCGGCAAGTTCACCGGGTCGGGGGGCAACCTCGAGCAGACCGTCACCAAGAACAACCTGGAGGCGGCTGAAGAGATCGTCCGGCAGTTGCGGCTGCGCGACATCGGCGGCATCGTCGTCATCGACTTCATCGACATGGTGCTCGAGTCCAACCGCGACCTGGTGTTGCGGCGGCTGACCGAGGCGCTGGCCCGCGACCGCACCCGCCATCAGGTCTCCGAGGTCACCTCGCTGGGCCTGGTGCAGCTGACCCGCAAGCGGCTGGGGACCGGGCTCATCGAGGCGTTCTCGACCTCGTGCCCCAACTGCGGCGGCCGCGGAATCCTGCTGCAAGCCGATCCGGTGGACTCAGCCCCGGCGAACGGGCGCAAGTCCGAGTCCGGCGGCGGCCGCCGGGGCCGGCGGTCCAAGAAGAGCAAGACCGAGGAGCCGGTGGTGGCCAAGGTCCCGGTGCACGCTCCCGGCGAGCACCCCATGTTCAAGGCGATGGCGGCGGGTTCGTCCACTCCGGACCACGATGACGAGGACTCCGACGAATCGGTCGAGGAAACCAACGGCGAGGCCGACGAACGCGCGCTGGCCGGCGTTCCCGGTGACGGCGATGACGCCGACCGTGACGACTTCGACGACTCCGACGACGACTCCGACGCGGACGACGAGGACGACACCGACGACATCGACCTCGACGACGACCTCGAGGACGACGAGGACGACGAGGACGACGAGGACGACCTCGAGCTGGACGACGACGATGACGATCTGGACGACGAGGACTCCGACGACGGGGGGCCGGGCAACTCCGGGCCGCCGTTCGGGCGCCCGCGCCGGCGGCGCGCGGCGGGCCGGCCCGCGGGTCCGCCGATCCACGCGGACTGA
- a CDS encoding TetR/AcrR family transcriptional regulator, which yields MPSVTRKPQAGREQRREQMERRLLEATERLMRDGASFTELSVDRLSTEAGISRASFYIYFEDKGHLLRRLAGEVFGDLAAGAQRWWGVAGRRNPDDVRAAMTAIIASYRRHQAVLVALNEMAAYDPPTVHIYRDLLTGISGQLARVIADGHADGSIRRSLPAATTASALTWMVERACQQNLPAQSADYDGELATTLAEIVWGALYLEKAGTPGA from the coding sequence ATGCCGTCGGTCACCCGGAAGCCGCAGGCCGGCCGCGAGCAGCGGCGCGAGCAGATGGAACGCCGGCTACTCGAAGCCACCGAGCGGCTGATGCGCGACGGCGCCAGCTTCACCGAGCTCAGCGTCGACCGGCTGTCGACCGAGGCCGGCATCTCGCGCGCCAGCTTCTACATCTACTTCGAGGACAAGGGACACCTGCTGCGCCGCCTCGCCGGTGAGGTGTTCGGCGACCTCGCCGCCGGCGCACAGCGCTGGTGGGGCGTCGCCGGCCGGCGCAACCCCGACGACGTCCGGGCGGCGATGACCGCCATCATCGCCAGCTACCGGCGGCACCAGGCGGTGCTCGTCGCGCTCAACGAGATGGCCGCCTACGACCCGCCGACGGTGCACATCTACCGCGACCTGCTGACCGGCATCTCCGGACAGCTCGCCCGCGTCATCGCCGACGGCCACGCCGACGGCTCGATCCGCCGCAGCCTGCCCGCGGCCACCACCGCCAGCGCGCTGACGTGGATGGTGGAACGCGCGTGCCAGCAGAACCTGCCCGCGCAGTCCGCGGACTACGACGGCGAGCTGGCCACCACCCTGGCCGAAATTGTCTGGGGTGCACTGTATCTGGAAAAGGCAGGAACACCGGGCGCCTGA
- a CDS encoding cytochrome P450 — protein sequence MTATTREPGSRAYDEIDLSSRAFWSTTAAERERSFAVLRAKRPVSWHPPVQDALLHDPADPGYWAITRREDIVAVSRNNEVFVSGRGVMFENIPVELLEASQSFLAMDPPRHTKLRKLASAAFTPRQVRRIEDSIRANARAIVDELKTAGSGADFVDRCAKELPIRTLSDMVGIPESERQRVAQAADALVSSGDPVYLDGRNPLEVLVENQTYLHSVAGMLAAQRREHPGDDLISSLVHAEVDGDRLSDAEVAAFFVLLAVAGNDTTRQTASHALKALTDFPAQRAWLRGAFEDRIGTAVEEFIRWATPVMTFRRTAAADFELGGQKIRAGEKVVMFYSSGNWDTAAFDHPERFDLRRNPNPHLGFGGGGVHFCLGAHVARAQLRALFGELLRQLPDIRAGEPAYVPGNFIHAIRSMPCAF from the coding sequence ATGACAGCCACGACGCGCGAGCCGGGCAGCCGCGCCTACGACGAGATCGACCTGTCGTCGCGGGCGTTCTGGTCCACCACGGCGGCCGAGCGGGAGCGCTCGTTCGCGGTCCTGCGGGCAAAGCGGCCGGTGAGCTGGCATCCCCCGGTCCAGGACGCACTCCTGCACGATCCCGCGGACCCCGGCTACTGGGCGATCACCCGCCGCGAGGACATCGTCGCCGTGAGCCGCAACAACGAGGTGTTCGTGTCGGGGCGCGGGGTCATGTTCGAGAACATCCCCGTCGAACTGCTCGAGGCGTCGCAGTCCTTCCTGGCGATGGACCCGCCGCGACACACGAAGCTGCGCAAGCTGGCCAGCGCCGCGTTCACCCCGAGACAGGTCCGCCGCATCGAGGACTCGATCCGGGCCAACGCGAGGGCGATAGTCGACGAGCTGAAGACCGCGGGCAGCGGCGCCGACTTCGTCGACCGCTGCGCCAAGGAACTGCCGATCCGCACGCTGTCGGACATGGTCGGCATCCCCGAGTCGGAGCGTCAGCGCGTCGCGCAGGCAGCCGACGCGCTGGTGTCCAGTGGCGACCCCGTCTACCTCGACGGACGCAACCCGCTGGAGGTCCTGGTCGAAAACCAGACCTATCTGCACTCGGTTGCGGGCATGCTGGCCGCGCAGCGACGCGAACACCCCGGTGACGACCTGATCAGCAGCCTGGTGCATGCCGAGGTGGATGGCGACCGGTTGTCCGACGCGGAGGTGGCCGCGTTCTTCGTGTTGCTGGCGGTGGCCGGCAACGACACCACCCGCCAGACCGCCAGCCACGCGCTCAAGGCGCTCACCGATTTCCCGGCGCAGCGGGCATGGCTGCGCGGGGCGTTCGAGGATCGCATCGGCACCGCTGTCGAGGAATTCATCCGGTGGGCCACCCCGGTCATGACGTTCCGCCGCACGGCCGCAGCGGATTTCGAGCTGGGCGGCCAAAAGATAAGGGCGGGGGAGAAGGTCGTGATGTTCTATTCGTCGGGCAATTGGGACACCGCGGCGTTCGACCATCCCGAACGGTTCGATCTGCGCCGCAACCCGAACCCGCATCTCGGCTTCGGGGGCGGCGGCGTGCACTTCTGCCTGGGCGCGCACGTGGCCCGGGCCCAGTTGCGCGCGCTCTTCGGCGAATTGCTGCGTCAGCTGCCGGACATCCGGGCCGGGGAACCGGCCTACGTGCCGGGCAACTTCATCCACGCCATTCGCAGCATGCCCTGCGCGTTCTGA
- the ndk gene encoding nucleoside-diphosphate kinase — protein MTERTLVLIKPDGVERRLVGEIIGRIERKGLTLAALELRQVGEELAAQHYAEHEGKPFFGSLLEFITSGPVVAAIVEGPRAIAAFRQLAGGTDPVDKATPGTIRGDFGLETQFNLVHGSDSADSAKREIALWFPGA, from the coding sequence GTGACCGAACGGACCCTGGTACTGATCAAGCCCGACGGCGTCGAGCGGCGGCTGGTGGGGGAGATCATCGGCCGCATCGAGCGCAAGGGTCTCACCCTCGCGGCCCTGGAACTTCGGCAGGTCGGCGAGGAGCTGGCGGCCCAGCACTACGCCGAGCACGAGGGCAAGCCCTTCTTCGGGTCGCTGCTGGAGTTCATCACGTCGGGACCGGTGGTGGCGGCCATCGTGGAGGGGCCGCGGGCGATCGCGGCGTTCCGGCAGCTCGCGGGTGGCACCGACCCGGTGGACAAGGCCACGCCCGGCACGATTCGTGGCGATTTCGGGCTGGAGACACAGTTCAACCTCGTGCACGGCTCCGATTCGGCGGACTCCGCGAAGCGCGAGATCGCCCTGTGGTTCCCCGGCGCCTGA
- the folC gene encoding bifunctional tetrahydrofolate synthase/dihydrofolate synthase, translated as MTFEPPEWGPVGGPETEAAPTPDEIASLLQVEHLLDQRWPETKIEPSLTRISALMDLLGSPQLGYPSIHIAGTNGKTSVARMVDALVSALGRRTGRTTSPHLQSAIERIAIDGKPISPARYVETYREIEPFVQIIDAQSQADGGPAMSKFEVLTAMAFAAFADAPVDVAVVEVGMGGRWDATNVINAPVAVITPIGIDHVDYLGDDIATIAGEKAGIITRAPDGAPDTVAVIARQVPEAMEALLAQTVRADAAVAREDSEFAVLGRQVAIGGQMLQLQGLGGVYSDVFLPLHGEHQAHNAAVALAAVEAFFGAGAQRQLDVDAVRAGFAAVASPGRLERLRSAPTVFIDAAHNPAGAAALAQSLAGEFDFRFLVGVLSVMADKDVDGILGALEPAFDAVVVTHNGSPRAMDVESLASAARERFGAERVVTAENLRDAIDAATALVDSEMAGVTADSGSQAFSGTGIVITGSVVTAGAARTLFGRDPA; from the coding sequence ATGACTTTCGAACCGCCCGAGTGGGGGCCGGTTGGCGGCCCCGAGACGGAAGCGGCGCCCACACCGGATGAGATCGCGTCGCTGCTGCAGGTCGAGCACCTGCTCGACCAGCGCTGGCCGGAGACGAAGATCGAGCCGAGTCTGACGCGCATCAGCGCCTTGATGGACCTGCTCGGCTCACCTCAACTCGGCTATCCGTCGATCCACATCGCGGGCACCAATGGCAAGACCTCGGTGGCGCGGATGGTCGACGCGCTGGTGAGCGCCCTGGGCCGGCGCACCGGCCGTACCACCAGCCCGCACCTCCAATCGGCGATCGAACGCATCGCGATCGACGGCAAACCGATCAGCCCGGCCCGTTACGTGGAGACCTACCGGGAGATCGAGCCGTTCGTCCAGATCATCGACGCGCAGTCGCAAGCCGACGGCGGCCCCGCGATGAGCAAGTTCGAGGTCCTCACCGCGATGGCATTCGCCGCCTTCGCCGACGCGCCGGTGGACGTGGCGGTCGTCGAGGTGGGCATGGGCGGCCGGTGGGACGCCACCAACGTGATCAACGCCCCCGTCGCGGTCATCACCCCGATCGGCATCGACCACGTCGATTACCTCGGCGACGACATCGCCACGATCGCGGGCGAGAAGGCCGGCATCATCACCCGCGCCCCGGACGGCGCGCCGGACACCGTCGCCGTGATCGCGCGTCAGGTCCCGGAGGCGATGGAGGCGCTGCTGGCCCAGACCGTGCGCGCCGACGCGGCGGTGGCCCGCGAGGATTCGGAGTTCGCGGTGCTGGGCCGACAGGTCGCGATCGGCGGCCAGATGCTGCAGCTGCAGGGGCTCGGCGGGGTGTACTCCGATGTCTTCCTGCCCCTGCACGGCGAGCACCAGGCCCACAACGCCGCCGTGGCGCTGGCGGCGGTCGAGGCGTTTTTCGGCGCGGGCGCGCAGCGGCAACTGGACGTCGACGCCGTGCGGGCCGGCTTCGCGGCGGTCGCCAGCCCCGGGCGGCTGGAGCGGCTGCGCAGCGCGCCCACGGTGTTCATCGACGCCGCGCACAATCCGGCGGGCGCGGCCGCGTTGGCGCAGTCGCTGGCCGGCGAGTTCGATTTCCGGTTCCTGGTCGGGGTGCTCAGCGTGATGGCCGACAAGGACGTGGACGGGATCCTCGGCGCGCTCGAGCCGGCGTTCGACGCCGTCGTCGTCACCCACAACGGCTCGCCGCGAGCCATGGACGTGGAGTCGCTGGCGTCGGCGGCGCGGGAGCGGTTCGGCGCCGAGCGGGTGGTGACGGCGGAGAATCTGCGGGACGCGATCGACGCCGCCACCGCGCTGGTCGACTCCGAGATGGCGGGGGTGACGGCCGACAGCGGGAGCCAGGCGTTCTCGGGCACCGGGATCGTCATCACCGGCTCGGTGGTCACCGCGGGCGCCGCGCGGACGCTGTTCGGTCGTGATCCCGCATGA
- a CDS encoding DUF4233 domain-containing protein: protein MTDQSPAPADPWKGFGAVMAATLVLEAIVVLLAIPVVGAVGGGLTGASLGYLIGLAVSLILLAGFQRRPWAIWVNLGAQVVLLAGFAVYPGVGLIGVLFTALWALIAYLRAEVRRRQG from the coding sequence ATGACCGACCAGAGCCCCGCGCCGGCCGACCCGTGGAAGGGCTTCGGTGCGGTGATGGCCGCGACGCTGGTCCTGGAGGCGATCGTGGTGTTGCTGGCGATCCCGGTGGTGGGCGCGGTGGGCGGCGGCCTGACGGGTGCGTCGCTGGGCTACCTGATCGGCCTGGCCGTGTCGCTGATCCTGCTCGCCGGCTTTCAGCGGCGGCCCTGGGCGATCTGGGTCAACCTCGGTGCTCAGGTCGTCCTGCTCGCCGGCTTCGCGGTCTATCCGGGTGTGGGGCTGATCGGGGTGCTGTTCACGGCGTTATGGGCGTTGATCGCCTACCTGCGCGCCGAGGTACGGCGGAGGCAAGGGTAG
- the obgE gene encoding GTPase ObgE, with the protein MPRFVDRVVIHARAGSGGNGCASVHREKFKPLGGPDGGNGGRGGSIVFVVDPQVHTLLDFHFHPHVTAPSGKQGMGSNRDGAAGADLEVKVPDGTVVLDENGRMLADLVGAGTRFEAAAGGRGGLGNAALASRARKAPGFALLGEQGETRDLTLELKMVADAGLIGFPSAGKSSLVSAISAAKPKIADYPFTTLVPNLGVVSAGEHTFTVADVPGLIPGASRGRGLGLDFLRHIERCAVLVHVVDCATAEPGRDPISDIDALEAELAAYTPTLQGDTTLGDLAERPRAVVLNKIDVPEARELAEFVRDEVAERGWPVFAVSTVTREGLQPLIFGLWEMISSYNAARPQAVPRRPVIRPVPVDDSGFTVAPDPLEAGAFVVSGARPERWVRQTNFDNDEAVGYLADRLARLGVEEELLRLGAQSGCAVTIGEMTFDWEPQTPAGQQVAMSGRGTDARLERSERVGAAERKVARRRRRRRDDGSADS; encoded by the coding sequence ATGCCTCGGTTCGTTGATCGGGTCGTCATCCACGCACGCGCGGGTTCCGGCGGTAACGGCTGCGCGTCGGTCCATCGCGAGAAGTTCAAGCCGCTGGGCGGCCCCGACGGCGGCAACGGTGGCCGCGGCGGCAGCATCGTCTTCGTCGTCGACCCGCAGGTGCACACGCTGCTGGACTTCCATTTCCATCCGCACGTCACCGCCCCCTCGGGCAAACAGGGGATGGGCAGCAACCGGGACGGCGCCGCGGGGGCCGACCTGGAAGTCAAAGTGCCCGACGGCACCGTGGTGCTCGACGAGAACGGCCGGATGCTGGCCGACCTGGTGGGCGCGGGCACTCGGTTCGAGGCCGCGGCCGGTGGCCGCGGTGGGCTGGGCAACGCCGCGCTCGCGTCGCGCGCTCGCAAAGCGCCCGGTTTCGCGCTGCTGGGCGAGCAGGGCGAGACGCGCGACCTGACGCTCGAGCTCAAGATGGTCGCCGACGCGGGACTGATCGGTTTCCCGTCCGCGGGCAAGTCGTCGCTGGTTTCCGCGATCTCGGCGGCCAAACCGAAGATCGCCGACTACCCCTTCACCACGCTGGTCCCCAACCTCGGTGTGGTCTCGGCGGGTGAGCACACCTTCACCGTCGCCGATGTGCCCGGCCTGATCCCGGGCGCGTCCCGCGGCCGCGGCCTGGGCCTGGATTTCCTGCGCCACATCGAGCGGTGCGCGGTGCTGGTGCACGTCGTCGACTGCGCCACCGCCGAACCGGGCCGCGACCCGATCTCCGACATCGACGCGCTCGAAGCCGAGCTCGCGGCCTACACACCCACCCTGCAGGGTGACACCACGCTGGGCGACCTCGCCGAGCGGCCGCGCGCGGTGGTGCTCAACAAGATCGACGTGCCGGAGGCGCGCGAGCTCGCCGAGTTCGTCCGCGACGAGGTCGCCGAGCGCGGGTGGCCCGTGTTCGCGGTCTCCACCGTCACCCGAGAAGGCCTGCAGCCGTTGATCTTCGGGCTGTGGGAGATGATCTCTTCGTACAACGCCGCGCGGCCGCAGGCCGTGCCCCGTCGGCCGGTGATCCGTCCGGTGCCCGTCGACGACAGCGGCTTCACGGTTGCGCCGGACCCGCTGGAGGCGGGCGCTTTCGTCGTCAGCGGCGCCCGTCCGGAACGCTGGGTTCGCCAGACCAACTTCGACAACGACGAAGCCGTGGGATACCTCGCCGACCGCCTGGCGCGGCTGGGCGTCGAGGAGGAGTTGTTGCGGCTGGGTGCACAGTCCGGGTGCGCGGTGACGATCGGCGAGATGACCTTCGATTGGGAGCCGCAAACCCCCGCCGGACAGCAGGTCGCGATGTCGGGCCGGGGCACCGACGCGCGGCTGGAGCGCAGCGAGCGGGTGGGCGCGGCCGAACGCAAGGTGGCCCGCCGCCGGCGTCGCCGGCGCGATGACGGCTCTGCGGATTCATGA
- the proB gene encoding glutamate 5-kinase produces MTTQRDAVRTARSLVVKVGTNALTTPSGVFDAGRLAGLADAIEARMKAGTDVVIVSSGAIAAGIEPLGLPRRPQDLATKQAAASVGQVALVNSWSAAFARYGRTVGQVLLTAHDISMRASHTNAQRTLDRLRALHAVAIVNENDTVATNEIRFGDNDRLSALVAHLVGAEALVLLSDIDGLYDCDPRKSKGAKFIAEVSGAADLDGVVAGPGSSLGTGGMASKMSSALLAADAGVPVLLAAATDAAAALTDASVGTVFAARPDRMSARRFWLRYAAEAAGSLTLDDGAVRAVVRQRRSLLAAGITAVSGRFYGGDVVELRGPDATMVARGVVAYDAAELASMMGRSTSELPGELRRPAVHADDLVAV; encoded by the coding sequence ATGACCACTCAGCGCGATGCCGTCAGGACGGCCCGCAGCCTCGTGGTCAAGGTCGGGACGAACGCGCTGACGACGCCGTCCGGGGTCTTCGACGCCGGGCGGTTGGCTGGACTGGCCGACGCGATCGAGGCGCGGATGAAGGCCGGCACCGACGTCGTCATCGTGTCCTCGGGCGCCATCGCTGCGGGCATCGAACCGCTCGGATTGCCCCGTCGCCCACAGGATCTGGCGACCAAGCAGGCCGCGGCCAGCGTCGGGCAGGTCGCGCTGGTGAACTCCTGGAGCGCCGCATTCGCCAGGTACGGCCGCACGGTGGGGCAGGTGTTGCTGACCGCGCACGACATCTCGATGCGGGCCTCGCACACCAACGCCCAGCGCACCCTGGACCGGCTGCGGGCGCTGCACGCGGTGGCGATCGTCAATGAGAACGACACGGTGGCCACCAACGAGATCCGGTTCGGTGACAACGACCGGCTCTCGGCGCTGGTGGCTCACCTGGTCGGCGCCGAGGCCTTGGTGCTCCTGTCCGACATCGACGGGCTCTACGACTGCGACCCTCGAAAGTCGAAGGGCGCGAAGTTCATTGCGGAGGTTTCCGGTGCCGCGGACCTCGACGGCGTGGTCGCCGGGCCCGGCAGCAGCCTGGGCACCGGGGGTATGGCGTCGAAGATGTCGTCGGCGCTGCTGGCCGCCGACGCCGGGGTGCCCGTGCTGCTCGCGGCCGCGACAGACGCCGCCGCCGCGCTGACCGACGCCTCGGTGGGCACGGTGTTCGCGGCGCGCCCGGACCGGATGTCGGCCCGCCGGTTCTGGCTGCGCTACGCCGCGGAGGCCGCCGGCTCCCTGACCCTCGACGACGGCGCGGTCCGCGCGGTGGTGCGGCAGCGCCGCTCGCTGCTGGCCGCGGGCATCACCGCGGTGTCGGGCCGGTTCTACGGCGGCGACGTCGTCGAGTTGCGCGGGCCGGATGCCACGATGGTCGCCCGCGGTGTCGTCGCCTACGACGCGGCCGAGCTCGCGTCGATGATGGGCCGGTCGACCTCGGAGCTGCCCGGCGAGCTGCGCCGGCCCGCGGTGCACGCCGACGACCTCGTCGCGGTGTGA
- the rpmA gene encoding 50S ribosomal protein L27, producing the protein MAHKKGASSSRNGRDSAAQRLGVKRFGGQIVKAGEILVRQRGTKFHPGVNVGRGGDDTLFAKETGAVEFGVKRGRKTVSIVAAGQATD; encoded by the coding sequence ATGGCACACAAGAAGGGCGCATCCAGCTCCCGCAACGGTCGCGACTCCGCCGCTCAGCGGCTGGGCGTCAAGCGCTTCGGCGGTCAGATCGTCAAGGCCGGTGAGATCCTCGTCCGCCAGCGCGGCACCAAGTTCCACCCCGGCGTCAACGTCGGGCGGGGCGGCGACGACACGCTGTTCGCCAAGGAAACCGGTGCGGTCGAGTTCGGCGTCAAGCGCGGGCGCAAGACCGTCAGCATCGTCGCGGCCGGACAAGCCACCGACTGA
- the rplU gene encoding 50S ribosomal protein L21 has protein sequence MATYAIVKTGGKQYKVAVGDVVKVEKLDSEPGSNVSLPVTLVVDGAQVTTDAGALAKVAVTGEVLEHTKGPKIRIHKFRNKTGYHKRQGHRQQLTVLKVTGIK, from the coding sequence ATGGCGACCTATGCAATCGTCAAGACGGGCGGCAAGCAGTACAAGGTCGCCGTCGGTGACGTGGTCAAGGTCGAGAAACTCGACTCCGAGCCGGGCTCCAACGTGTCGCTGCCGGTCACCTTGGTGGTCGACGGCGCGCAGGTGACCACCGACGCGGGTGCGCTGGCCAAGGTCGCGGTCACCGGCGAGGTGCTCGAGCACACCAAGGGCCCCAAGATCCGGATCCACAAGTTCAGGAACAAGACCGGCTACCACAAGCGTCAGGGACACCGTCAGCAGCTGACGGTCCTGAAGGTCACCGGGATCAAGTAG